Proteins from a genomic interval of Clostridium cochlearium:
- a CDS encoding YfcC family protein, producing the protein MINKDRSKKEKKNINPYVLLFCVIAICGIASYFVIPGEFQREIINGRTVVIPGTYRGVEKTPIALFDIFRAVPNGLIGSGPIVFLILIVGGTIEIFNQTGSISMGISKFISKMGGKGDSLVLIILMSLFAIIGGFLGWIEAAIPFVPITIPIVLALGYDSLTAVAVCILGLMVGFAIGPTNVYTVGIAHSIAELPMFSGIGLRLTAYIVFVAIAIVYTIRYGNKTKKDSSKSLVSDIDISDLTYDFSKIENQKMKISQKLSLVILAITFAIVVYGMLKLGWSINDMTAAFLLCGIIAGFVCKMTPGDIANTFILGAKGSINGAMIVGIARGVQWILERGGIIDPIINSLSQNLSGLPPVISAIGIMVIVTLLNALVPSGSGKAMALMPLLMPIGDLIGLSRQTTTLAYQFGDGISNMFWFTYGTLLIFLAYGKVPIQRWYKFLWPLMLIFSVVSIIFLSIAIKIGYGPF; encoded by the coding sequence TTGATAAATAAAGATAGAAGTAAAAAAGAGAAAAAAAATATAAATCCTTATGTACTTCTTTTTTGTGTTATAGCAATTTGTGGAATCGCATCTTATTTTGTAATACCTGGAGAATTTCAAAGGGAAATAATTAATGGCAGAACAGTTGTAATTCCCGGTACTTATAGAGGAGTAGAAAAAACCCCAATAGCATTATTTGATATTTTTAGAGCTGTACCAAATGGATTAATAGGTTCTGGACCAATAGTTTTTTTAATTTTAATAGTGGGAGGGACTATCGAAATATTTAATCAAACAGGCTCTATATCAATGGGAATTTCTAAATTTATTTCTAAAATGGGAGGAAAAGGAGATTCTTTGGTTTTAATTATACTTATGAGTTTATTCGCTATTATAGGAGGATTTTTAGGGTGGATAGAAGCTGCTATACCATTTGTACCTATAACAATTCCAATTGTGCTAGCTTTAGGATATGATTCACTAACTGCAGTGGCAGTTTGTATATTAGGACTTATGGTAGGATTTGCTATAGGACCTACAAACGTTTATACAGTAGGTATTGCTCATTCAATTGCAGAACTTCCAATGTTTTCAGGAATAGGATTAAGGTTGACTGCATATATTGTATTTGTAGCAATAGCAATAGTTTATACAATAAGATATGGAAATAAAACTAAAAAGGATTCATCAAAAAGTTTAGTGTCAGATATAGATATTTCTGATTTAACTTATGATTTTTCAAAAATTGAGAATCAGAAGATGAAAATATCTCAAAAATTATCATTAGTAATTTTAGCTATTACATTTGCTATAGTTGTATATGGAATGTTGAAGTTAGGTTGGAGTATAAATGATATGACTGCAGCATTTTTATTATGTGGTATTATAGCAGGATTTGTTTGTAAAATGACACCTGGGGATATTGCAAATACATTTATATTAGGTGCAAAGGGTTCTATAAATGGTGCTATGATTGTGGGGATTGCTAGAGGAGTACAATGGATTTTAGAAAGAGGAGGAATTATAGACCCTATAATAAATTCTTTATCTCAAAATTTATCAGGATTACCACCTGTAATTTCTGCAATAGGGATTATGGTGATAGTTACATTATTAAATGCTTTAGTTCCATCAGGCAGCGGAAAAGCTATGGCACTCATGCCTCTTTTAATGCCAATAGGTGATTTAATAGGTTTATCTAGGCAGACAACAACATTAGCATATCAATTTGGAGATGGAATTTCTAATATGTTTTGGTTTACTTATGGAACATTATTAATATTTTTAGCATACGGAAAAGTCCCAATACAAAGATGGTATAAATTTTTATGGCCCTTAATGCTTATTTTCTCTGTGGTATCAATAATTTTCTTGTCAATTGCAATTAAAATAGGATATGGTCCATTTTAA
- a CDS encoding flagellin: MIYSTISHFTYNILKNNNIKNKSSVKKLSSGLRINNAADDAAGLAISEKMRAQIRGLNQASRNVQDFISMMQVVDGGLNDVTEAMQRMRELSITALNGTYTNEDREMIQNEYGNLKEYINNVSFFTEFNTINVYEEHRDTYEKFKGNKVLDDEVTVIKGVTDYLGVKVDGELKEIYLDSGIYTREAFVDMLDDKLWDVDRNLIPSLDKNNVLSLSAENCKKIDGLVGGALSFFYEYHISMGAGTVFGSSDLSGKLDIITGSNDKFTFTIEDKRYNVEFPPTPYPPYMGTGYTADEIVNIMQEQLDAQGADVKVYMNGNQIALDAGYRIIDGFAGNMIKIDGITSILYDNAKHGKIHKTQGYATGRVSINSPIEIKEGENDTISFYLDDDNSSEKNIVLEGKTYNTIGEIVDEVNKKLEEQNIEAFAEASGTNLKISSKKLDYGSKIKLLDTANGYIPLFCEITEVSPTYNNGETIANPPPEGSTTPTYEYKSTYVMSGNSFNGITIDGSNDKLNFNVSGTNVSVNLTHGRFNSINEFKDSFQKDIDNAGIENVQVKIYNSNKIGLETKEKGKDQYFSGLSGSGNFVTRN; the protein is encoded by the coding sequence TTGATATATAGCACAATCTCTCATTTTACATATAACATATTAAAAAATAATAATATAAAAAATAAATCTTCTGTAAAAAAATTGAGTTCAGGACTTAGAATTAATAATGCGGCAGATGATGCAGCGGGTCTTGCTATTTCGGAAAAAATGAGGGCACAAATTAGAGGTCTTAACCAGGCTTCAAGAAATGTTCAAGACTTTATATCCATGATGCAGGTTGTTGATGGTGGATTAAATGATGTAACAGAAGCTATGCAAAGAATGAGGGAACTTTCTATTACCGCGTTAAATGGAACCTATACTAATGAAGATAGAGAAATGATACAAAATGAATATGGAAATTTAAAGGAATATATTAATAATGTAAGCTTTTTTACAGAATTTAATACAATTAATGTTTATGAAGAGCATAGAGATACTTATGAAAAATTCAAAGGAAATAAAGTTTTAGATGATGAGGTTACAGTTATAAAAGGTGTTACGGATTATCTGGGGGTAAAGGTGGATGGAGAGTTAAAAGAAATTTATTTAGATTCAGGAATTTATACCAGGGAAGCTTTTGTTGACATGTTGGACGATAAGCTATGGGATGTAGATAGAAATTTAATTCCTTCTTTGGATAAAAATAATGTACTTTCCCTGTCAGCAGAAAATTGTAAAAAAATAGATGGATTAGTAGGTGGGGCTTTAAGCTTTTTTTATGAATATCACATAAGTATGGGAGCTGGAACTGTATTTGGTAGCAGTGACTTATCCGGTAAATTAGACATTATAACAGGAAGTAATGATAAGTTTACTTTTACCATAGAGGATAAAAGATATAATGTTGAATTCCCACCCACACCTTATCCACCATATATGGGTACAGGATATACTGCTGATGAAATTGTAAATATTATGCAAGAACAATTAGATGCTCAAGGAGCAGATGTTAAAGTATATATGAATGGCAACCAAATTGCTTTAGATGCAGGCTATAGAATTATTGATGGATTTGCAGGTAATATGATAAAAATAGATGGCATTACCTCTATTTTATATGATAATGCAAAACATGGGAAAATACATAAAACTCAAGGATACGCAACAGGGAGAGTAAGTATAAATTCTCCTATAGAAATTAAAGAAGGAGAAAACGATACCATATCATTTTATCTTGATGATGACAATTCTTCTGAAAAAAACATTGTTTTGGAAGGGAAAACTTATAATACTATAGGGGAAATTGTTGATGAAGTAAATAAAAAATTAGAGGAACAAAATATAGAAGCTTTTGCTGAAGCTAGTGGAACAAATTTAAAAATCTCTAGTAAAAAATTAGATTATGGAAGTAAAATTAAGCTTTTAGATACAGCTAATGGGTATATACCTTTGTTTTGTGAAATTACAGAGGTAAGTCCTACCTATAATAATGGGGAAACTATTGCCAATCCACCACCGGAAGGTTCTACAACTCCAACATATGAATATAAATCAACTTATGTAATGAGTGGTAATTCCTTTAATGGCATTACTATAGATGGTTCTAATGATAAACTAAATTTTAATGTTAGCGGAACAAATGTAAGTGTAAATTTAACTCATGGTAGATTTAATTCTATAAATGAATTTAAAGATTCTTTTCAAAAGGATATAGATAATGCAGGAATTGAGAATGTTCAGGTTAAAATATACAATAGTAATAAGATTGGATTAGAGACAAAAGAAAAAGGAAAGGATCAATATTTTAGTGGATTAAGTGGAAGCGGAAACTTTGTTACAAGAAATTAA
- a CDS encoding methyl-accepting chemotaxis protein: MKTLKTKLVTTFTVITFIITGILGIISTNIVSERLIEDAHNDLKNMIEVNADYIEAKLDTDIRYIETLSRDTILLDDKIPFEEKITFLQDEAKKTGYLSFAFADKNGNSTIFNSKREKTNIAQREYFKKAMKGETTKSDLLVSSATGEQVIIIATPIYKNGEHIGVFYGRRDGGLLSEFVSNIKYKETGFAYMINNEGISVGDRNKDLVTNKVNFLKQAEKDNDLKGLADIMTNSMLKRQIGSGEYKYEGKDQIVAFAPVKNSNWIIAMGIEKKEILKEANSIRNIFIILSLVITIIGALAIYIVSGSITKPIVAITERLNELANLDFTIKGNEKAAKYFNNKDEIGTMIRALRKMRDNIGEFVMKTSEVSQQVAATSQQLTATSEQTATAGEEVAKTIENIAVGAGSQARDTETSAENVEKMGALFEQNQQFVIELNNSSKDIEKEKEEGFIILKDLVLKTEESNNASKEIYEIILSNNESAEKIEESSTMIQSIAEQTNLLALNAAIEAARAGEDGKGFAVVAEEIRKLAEETNNFTGEIKKVIEELKEKSENAVEKMEQVNKISAAQSESVTRTEEKFEGIANSLEVTKNVVKKLNESVNAMNESKDQLIDLMQNLSAIAEENAAGTQEASAAMEEQSASIQEIANASEGLSNIVQDLQTIIRLSGDG, translated from the coding sequence ATGAAAACGTTGAAAACAAAATTAGTAACTACATTTACAGTTATTACATTTATTATAACAGGAATATTAGGTATTATATCCACAAATATAGTTAGTGAAAGATTAATAGAAGATGCCCATAATGATTTGAAAAATATGATTGAGGTTAATGCAGATTATATTGAAGCAAAACTTGATACAGATATTAGATATATAGAAACACTTTCTCGAGATACAATTCTACTGGATGATAAAATTCCTTTTGAAGAAAAAATTACGTTTTTACAAGATGAAGCAAAAAAAACAGGATATTTATCTTTTGCTTTTGCAGATAAAAATGGTAATAGCACTATTTTTAATTCTAAGAGAGAAAAGACTAATATTGCTCAAAGAGAATATTTTAAAAAAGCTATGAAAGGTGAAACAACCAAATCAGATTTACTTGTTAGCAGTGCTACAGGTGAACAAGTAATTATAATTGCAACTCCTATTTATAAAAATGGAGAGCACATAGGTGTGTTTTATGGTAGACGTGATGGTGGACTTCTAAGCGAATTTGTAAGCAATATAAAGTATAAAGAAACAGGATTTGCTTATATGATAAATAATGAGGGAATTTCTGTAGGAGATAGAAATAAGGATTTAGTCACAAATAAGGTAAACTTTTTAAAGCAAGCAGAAAAGGATAACGATCTTAAAGGATTAGCAGATATTATGACAAATAGTATGTTAAAAAGACAAATTGGTAGCGGAGAATATAAATATGAGGGAAAGGATCAAATTGTAGCCTTTGCACCTGTTAAAAATAGTAATTGGATTATAGCAATGGGCATAGAGAAAAAAGAAATATTAAAAGAGGCAAATTCTATTAGAAATATTTTTATAATATTGTCATTAGTTATAACAATTATCGGCGCATTAGCTATTTATATTGTAAGTGGAAGTATTACTAAACCTATTGTTGCTATAACAGAAAGACTTAATGAATTGGCTAATTTAGATTTTACTATAAAGGGTAATGAAAAGGCTGCTAAATATTTTAATAATAAAGATGAAATTGGTACTATGATAAGAGCTTTAAGAAAAATGCGAGATAACATTGGAGAATTTGTTATGAAAACATCTGAGGTATCACAGCAAGTAGCGGCTACATCACAGCAGTTAACAGCAACATCGGAACAAACTGCAACCGCAGGAGAGGAAGTTGCAAAAACTATAGAAAACATAGCGGTAGGAGCAGGTAGTCAAGCTAGGGATACAGAAACATCAGCTGAAAATGTAGAGAAAATGGGAGCTTTATTTGAACAAAATCAACAATTTGTAATAGAACTAAATAATTCATCAAAAGATATAGAAAAAGAAAAAGAAGAAGGCTTTATCATATTAAAAGATCTTGTACTAAAGACAGAGGAAAGCAACAATGCATCCAAGGAAATATATGAAATTATATTAAGCAATAATGAAAGCGCAGAAAAAATAGAAGAATCCAGTACTATGATTCAATCTATAGCGGAACAAACAAATCTTTTAGCCTTAAATGCAGCAATTGAAGCAGCACGTGCTGGAGAGGATGGAAAGGGTTTTGCCGTAGTAGCAGAAGAAATTAGAAAGCTTGCAGAGGAAACTAATAATTTCACAGGAGAAATTAAGAAAGTTATAGAAGAATTAAAAGAAAAATCCGAAAATGCAGTGGAGAAAATGGAACAAGTAAATAAAATATCAGCTGCTCAATCAGAAAGTGTAACTAGAACAGAAGAAAAGTTTGAAGGAATAGCAAACTCTCTAGAAGTAACTAAAAATGTAGTAAAAAAACTTAATGAATCGGTAAATGCTATGAATGAAAGCAAAGATCAACTAATAGATTTAATGCAAAATTTATCAGCTATAGCAGAAGAGAATGCAGCAGGAACCCAAGAGGCTTCAGCAGCTATGGAAGAACAATCCGCAAGCATACAAGAAATAGCCAACGCCAGCGAAGGGTTATCAAATATTGTACAAGACTTACAAACTATTATTAGATTAAGTGGGGACGGTTAA
- a CDS encoding HI0074 family nucleotidyltransferase substrate-binding subunit codes for MNNKEIRWRQRFENLLRAYTKFKSAVDAFDSLSMLEKEGLIQRFEYTLELSWKTVKDYLESQEVMAIFPKEVIKAAFHYEIIEDGDVWMEML; via the coding sequence ATGAATAATAAAGAAATTAGATGGAGACAAAGATTTGAAAATTTATTGAGAGCCTATACTAAGTTTAAAAGTGCAGTAGATGCTTTTGATTCTTTGAGTATGTTGGAAAAAGAAGGATTAATTCAAAGATTTGAATATACACTTGAATTATCATGGAAAACTGTTAAGGATTATTTAGAATCTCAAGAGGTTATGGCAATCTTTCCAAAAGAAGTTATAAAAGCTGCTTTTCATTATGAAATAATTGAGGACGGGGATGTCTGGATGGAGATGTTATAA
- a CDS encoding M20 family metallopeptidase → MNKKWNIIMEKYYDEIVLTASQMIQIKSASGKEEELANYTVEKMKSLGYDEVNVDEFGNVIGVFKGTGGGKSIMLNCHLDVVYEGDPKIWKYPPYSGKIAEGAIWGRGASDTKGTFAIQVYTPYILKKENLLPKGDIYVVGVVHEEDSGYGSMMLAKKGFKTDYAIVGEATENDIAVSARGRVAVKVSITGKSCHASIPHEGINPFDFLGKFLVSLKDFDLGTDSELGISTMSPTQIYSSEKGTNIIPNNITLILDYRSVPVDTNEVILQKIRKKVEESLFEGINVEVELVTIPVHCYTGHVGKGIQGEPPYRIYEDKYIVQKSKSILEKVYGHEVKLKHWPFATDSGHFSQIGVDVIGFSPAQIKMCHTTEDRINLSMLKEGIVGYLALTNELGNVAKEVK, encoded by the coding sequence ATGAATAAAAAATGGAATATTATTATGGAAAAGTACTATGATGAAATTGTATTAACAGCTTCGCAGATGATTCAAATTAAAAGCGCTTCAGGAAAAGAGGAGGAATTGGCAAATTACACTGTTGAAAAGATGAAATCACTTGGATATGATGAAGTGAATGTTGATGAATTTGGTAATGTGATAGGAGTTTTTAAAGGTACTGGTGGAGGAAAATCTATTATGCTAAATTGCCATCTTGATGTTGTTTACGAAGGTGATCCTAAGATTTGGAAGTATCCACCTTACAGTGGAAAAATTGCGGAAGGAGCTATTTGGGGTAGAGGGGCATCTGATACAAAAGGTACTTTTGCAATTCAAGTATATACCCCATATATATTAAAAAAAGAAAACCTATTGCCTAAAGGGGATATATATGTAGTAGGTGTAGTTCATGAAGAAGATTCTGGTTATGGGTCAATGATGTTAGCTAAGAAAGGGTTTAAAACAGATTATGCAATAGTAGGAGAAGCTACGGAAAATGATATTGCAGTTTCTGCAAGAGGAAGGGTTGCTGTCAAAGTTAGTATTACAGGAAAGTCTTGTCATGCATCTATTCCACATGAAGGCATAAATCCATTTGATTTCTTAGGAAAATTTTTGGTTTCTTTAAAAGATTTCGATTTAGGGACAGATTCTGAATTAGGTATTTCAACTATGTCTCCAACACAAATTTATTCATCTGAAAAGGGAACAAACATTATTCCAAATAATATTACCTTAATTCTTGATTATAGAAGTGTTCCAGTTGATACTAATGAAGTTATTTTACAGAAAATTAGAAAAAAAGTTGAAGAGTCTTTATTTGAAGGGATTAATGTTGAAGTTGAATTAGTTACTATTCCAGTACACTGTTATACAGGTCATGTAGGTAAAGGTATTCAAGGAGAGCCACCTTATCGAATATATGAAGATAAATATATAGTGCAAAAATCTAAAAGTATTCTTGAAAAAGTATATGGACATGAAGTTAAATTAAAACATTGGCCTTTTGCGACGGATAGTGGCCATTTTAGTCAAATAGGTGTAGATGTTATTGGGTTTTCTCCAGCGCAAATAAAGATGTGCCATACAACAGAGGATAGAATCAATTTAAGTATGTTAAAAGAAGGTATTGTTGGATACTTAGCTTTAACTAATGAATTAGGAAATGTAGCAAAGGAAGTGAAATAA
- the megL gene encoding methionine gamma-lyase: protein MNMNNVGFGTKAIHGGHKKDEQYGSLATPIFQTSTFIFDSAEQGGKRFAGQEEGYIYSRLGNPTVAEAEDKIALLEGGEAAVAAASGMGAISSALWTALKAGDHVVASDTLYGCTFALLNHGLPKFGVEVTFVDIANLEEVKKAMKPNTRVVYLETPANPTLKVTDIEAVAKIAHEVKDCMVFVDNTFNTPYIQRPLEHGADVVVHSATKYLNGHGDVVAGFAIGSKEFIGDIKVSGLKDMTGAVLSPINAFLIIRGMKTLEIRMNKHCENAMKVAEFLESHPAVEKVYYPGLKSFEYHELAKKQMDLPGAMISFEVKGGVEEGRTIMNNVKLASLAVSLGDTETLIQHPASMTHSPYTKEEREAAGISDGLVRLSVGLETAEDIIADLKQALDLIVK from the coding sequence ATGAATATGAATAATGTTGGTTTTGGTACTAAAGCAATACATGGAGGACACAAAAAAGATGAGCAATATGGATCACTTGCTACACCTATATTTCAAACTTCAACATTTATATTTGATTCAGCAGAACAAGGAGGAAAAAGATTTGCAGGACAAGAAGAGGGATATATATACTCAAGATTAGGAAATCCAACAGTTGCAGAAGCAGAAGATAAAATAGCTTTATTAGAAGGCGGAGAAGCAGCAGTAGCAGCAGCTTCAGGAATGGGAGCTATATCATCAGCTTTATGGACAGCATTAAAGGCAGGAGACCATGTAGTTGCATCAGACACACTTTATGGCTGTACATTTGCACTATTAAATCATGGACTTCCAAAGTTTGGAGTAGAAGTGACTTTTGTAGATATTGCTAATTTAGAAGAAGTTAAAAAAGCTATGAAACCTAATACAAGAGTAGTTTATTTAGAAACACCAGCAAATCCAACTTTAAAGGTTACAGATATTGAAGCTGTAGCAAAGATAGCTCATGAAGTTAAGGATTGTATGGTTTTCGTAGATAATACATTTAATACTCCATATATACAAAGACCACTAGAGCACGGAGCAGATGTAGTTGTACATTCAGCAACTAAGTACTTAAATGGACATGGTGACGTTGTAGCTGGTTTTGCAATAGGAAGTAAAGAATTTATAGGGGATATTAAAGTATCAGGATTAAAGGATATGACCGGTGCAGTTCTAAGTCCAATTAATGCTTTCCTAATTATAAGAGGAATGAAAACGCTAGAGATTAGAATGAATAAACATTGTGAAAATGCAATGAAAGTAGCAGAATTTTTAGAAAGCCATCCAGCAGTTGAGAAAGTGTACTATCCAGGATTAAAGAGCTTTGAATATCATGAATTAGCTAAAAAACAAATGGATTTACCAGGAGCTATGATATCCTTTGAAGTAAAAGGTGGAGTAGAAGAAGGAAGAACTATAATGAACAATGTTAAATTAGCAAGCTTAGCAGTAAGCTTAGGAGATACAGAAACATTAATTCAACATCCTGCATCTATGACTCACTCACCATACACTAAAGAAGAAAGAGAAGCAGCTGGAATTAGTGACGGTTTAGTTAGATTATCCGTTGGACTTGAAACAGCTGAAGATATAATTGCAGACTTAAAACAAGCTTTAGACTTAATTGTTAAATAA
- the hepT gene encoding type VII toxin-antitoxin system HepT family RNase toxin, producing MENDVIYNKIAIIERCINRINEVYNNNPDNLKDYTKQDSIILNIQRACEAAIDLAMHIVSEKKLGIPQNSRDAFEVLNSNNIIDNRLMKNLKSMVGFRNIVVHNYQAVNLGIIQEIIEKHLSDFSRFIEVILKRL from the coding sequence ATGGAAAATGATGTGATTTATAATAAAATTGCTATAATAGAAAGATGTATTAATAGAATAAATGAAGTCTATAATAATAATCCAGATAATCTTAAGGATTATACAAAACAGGATTCCATAATATTGAATATTCAAAGAGCCTGTGAAGCTGCCATTGATTTAGCTATGCATATAGTTTCTGAGAAGAAACTTGGTATTCCTCAAAATAGTAGAGACGCATTTGAAGTTTTAAATAGTAATAATATAATTGATAATAGACTTATGAAAAATTTAAAGTCCATGGTAGGATTTAGAAATATTGTAGTTCATAATTATCAAGCAGTAAATTTGGGTATAATACAAGAAATTATTGAGAAACACTTATCAGATTTTAGCAGGTTTATAGAAGTGATATTGAAAAGATTGTAG
- a CDS encoding MetS family NSS transporter small subunit: MTSSAIIFFTIGATVLWGGLFCTLAIAIKKEKTSN, translated from the coding sequence ATGACATCAAGTGCAATAATATTTTTTACTATAGGGGCAACAGTACTTTGGGGAGGACTATTTTGTACTCTAGCAATCGCAATTAAAAAAGAAAAAACATCAAATTAA
- the mntA gene encoding type VII toxin-antitoxin system MntA family adenylyltransferase antitoxin, whose product MYLNKDTINKIIDYSLKIIKPYLVYIFGSAVNGNFNEDSDIDIAFLSDEEFTDYEVFIMAQELADIVKRDVDLINLKKASTVFKAQVVGTGEKIYCTDETRRMYFEMRAFKEYALLNEEREIIMENIKKRGSVYGK is encoded by the coding sequence ATGTATTTAAATAAGGATACAATTAATAAAATAATAGACTATTCCTTAAAAATAATAAAGCCATATTTAGTTTACATCTTTGGATCTGCTGTTAATGGAAATTTCAATGAAGATAGTGATATAGATATAGCTTTTTTAAGTGATGAAGAGTTTACTGATTATGAAGTTTTTATTATGGCACAGGAGTTAGCTGATATTGTAAAAAGGGATGTGGATTTAATAAATCTAAAAAAAGCTTCTACAGTTTTTAAAGCTCAAGTAGTGGGAACAGGAGAAAAAATTTATTGTACAGATGAAACTAGAAGAATGTATTTTGAAATGCGAGCCTTTAAGGAATATGCTCTTTTAAATGAAGAAAGAGAAATAATAATGGAAAATATTAAAAAGAGAGGTTCTGTATATGGAAAATGA
- a CDS encoding sodium-dependent transporter, whose product MQKSREQWGTKMGFILAAIGSAVGLGNIWRFPYVAYSNGGGAFLIPYFFAIFTAGIPLLILEYGMGHKFRGSTPLTIARANKKWEWLGWWPIISSSIILCYYSMILSWAIRYLTLSFTKGWGTDTNKYFFKDFLKLSTSPFDFGGIVTPVLLGIILVWAINWIICYKGIKNGIEKLSKIVLPTLLIIMIIIVIKGITLKGASVGLNKLFTPDWSKVKDPKVWIAAYGQVFFSLSIATGIMMTYASYLPKKTDINNSAFMTAFANCGFEFLSAIGVFAIIGFMANAQGVAVDEVVSSGIGLAFIVFPKVFSVMGSWGNILGVLFFSCLIFAGLTSAVSLVEAISSSIIDKTGWERKKVVSTMSLIGVCISSIFSTNAGLYLLDIMDNFINNYGIVVVGLLEAIFVGWIIQAKTIRNHTNSISYYKIGKWWDVIIKYITPTILTYMLVNSIITEISAPYGGYDLPSLLTYGWSIILLGITLGIVISKKPWKEDITYEQKEAV is encoded by the coding sequence ATGCAAAAATCTAGAGAACAATGGGGAACTAAAATGGGATTTATACTTGCCGCTATCGGTTCTGCCGTAGGCTTGGGGAATATATGGAGATTCCCGTATGTAGCTTATTCCAATGGAGGAGGAGCTTTTTTAATACCTTACTTCTTTGCCATATTCACAGCAGGAATACCTCTATTAATTCTTGAATACGGAATGGGTCACAAATTTAGGGGCTCAACCCCTCTTACAATTGCGAGAGCAAATAAGAAATGGGAATGGCTTGGTTGGTGGCCAATAATTAGTTCAAGTATAATTTTATGCTATTATTCCATGATTTTAAGTTGGGCTATAAGGTATTTAACATTAAGCTTTACAAAAGGTTGGGGCACCGATACCAATAAATACTTTTTCAAAGACTTCTTAAAATTATCAACATCTCCCTTTGATTTTGGAGGCATAGTAACTCCCGTATTATTAGGTATAATTTTAGTTTGGGCTATTAATTGGATAATATGTTACAAAGGAATAAAAAATGGAATAGAAAAATTAAGCAAAATAGTATTACCAACGCTATTAATAATTATGATAATTATAGTTATAAAAGGAATAACATTAAAGGGAGCATCTGTAGGCTTAAACAAATTATTTACACCAGACTGGTCAAAAGTAAAAGATCCTAAAGTTTGGATTGCTGCCTATGGACAAGTATTTTTCTCACTAAGTATAGCTACAGGAATAATGATGACTTATGCAAGCTATTTACCTAAAAAAACAGATATAAATAACAGCGCTTTTATGACCGCTTTTGCAAATTGTGGCTTTGAATTTTTATCTGCCATTGGAGTATTTGCAATAATTGGATTTATGGCAAATGCTCAAGGAGTAGCTGTGGATGAAGTTGTATCCAGCGGTATAGGACTTGCCTTTATAGTTTTTCCAAAAGTATTCTCAGTTATGGGATCTTGGGGAAATATTCTAGGTGTCTTGTTCTTCTCTTGCCTTATATTTGCAGGCTTAACCTCTGCTGTATCCCTAGTAGAAGCTATATCTTCATCTATAATTGACAAAACAGGGTGGGAACGTAAAAAAGTAGTATCTACTATGTCTTTAATTGGAGTTTGTATAAGCTCAATATTTTCTACAAATGCAGGACTTTATTTATTAGATATTATGGATAATTTCATAAATAATTATGGAATAGTAGTTGTAGGATTACTGGAAGCTATCTTTGTAGGATGGATAATTCAAGCAAAAACAATCCGTAATCATACAAATTCAATTTCTTATTATAAAATAGGAAAATGGTGGGATGTAATCATAAAATATATTACACCAACTATTTTAACTTATATGTTAGTTAATAGCATTATTACAGAAATAAGTGCACCCTATGGAGGATATGATCTACCAAGCTTGTTAACATATGGATGGAGCATAATCCTATTAGGTATTACATTGGGAATAGTAATTAGTAAAAAGCCATGGAAAGAAGATATTACCTATGAACAAAAGGAGGCGGTTTAG